In Ureibacillus thermophilus, the genomic stretch TCATTTTCCATTACTTCAACACTTGGGAAAGTAGCAATGATTTCCCCTATTTCACTGATGGCATTTTGTATCAATAATGCCCTTACACTTTTCATTAAGGAATCTTTACATATCTGAATCTTAATTTCATAAGCGTTATGTCCAAGGATTAAACCATTGCGCAAAACATCTTTTTGATATTCATCTAATTCATACTCTTCCGTCAGTTGCACCTGCTCTAGTTTTGAATGATGTATCGCTTGATTTGTATGTAATGCCCCCAACTGTTTGATGAAAGGCTGTATATCCATATCATCCAAAGTTCCGTCAATGATTGATTCTTTCATGCGTCGAATTAAATCGATACAGTCGAATATAATGTTGATGATCGCAGGAGTGACTTGAATCTTCTTTTGCCGGATTTGATCAAAGATGTTTTCCAAATGATGGGTGCACTCTTTCATTTTTTCAAATCCCATGGATGCGGAAGAACCCTTTAATGTGTGAGCAGCTCTAAAAATATTTTCAATCGTCTTCACATTGTTTGGATCTTTTTCTAAATGAAGTATTTCTGCATCTAAAATTTGCAGCTGTTTGTCAACTTCATCTAAAAAAACACCTAAATAGTTCGATACATCAAATTCAGCCATAATTGCACCTTCTAACTAACATGATGGTTGTCATATAAAACTTTTTCCAGATTTAACACTCCGATGACTTGTTCCTTATGTTTTGCATAATAGATGACGATGTCTTCTTCTATTGTTTGATTATTCGAAACAGGCTCCACATGCTCTTCATCAAATTTTGTTACCATGTTGATTTTATCTACGAGCAGCCCAATATTTTCGTTTTTCCCTTGTACAATAACGATTCGGTTTTTCTTGTTTTTTTCAGGGGTAGGCAATTGAAAACGTTTATGTAAATTTACAATCGGAATGATATTTCCTCTTAGATTTATCACTCCCTCAATATATGGGTTGATGCCTGGTATGCTCGTAATGGACGGAACCCGCAAAATTTCAACGACCTCTTCAATAAAAAACGCGTATAATTGTTCGTTCAGTGAAAAAACGACAAACTGATTCCCATCAACTTGATCAAAACCTTTCATTTCAGTGCATCCTTTCTGGAGAAAATACATTATTATTTTGGGCCTATTTATTACTTTTGAGAATCAGAATTTATTCCTATCACCCTTATAATATGTATAGTAATAATTAACCAAAATACAATAAATATATATTCTAAAGACCTATAAAGAATTAACTAAAAAGAGGTTTTAGACTTTATATCAGATTCAGGACATAGTATCCATCATGAAAAAGAAAAAGAACAACTGGTTGTGACAATAACATAATTTGCATAAATATTGATGATACTTACTTTAAAGGGAGAAATTTCTTTTCTGTAATTAGTAATGTATTCCTGGTTTATAGGAAAGGAGGACTTGTTATGAGGAGAATGAGTATTTATCCAGTTCCTATTTCTTTGCGATCGAACATCCAGCAGAACATTGTGATTTGCTTCTGATTCATGTTAAGATAGAAAATATATCATCAAAAAATTGGAATATTACTATTATTTGAGGTAACATAGGTTGTGATTGAAAGGAGGAAAGAACAGTGTTTGATCAAATTGGTATTGGCATTCTTGAAGCATTAACGGTTTTCGCAGTTTTATTTATTGTACTTATTTTACCGATTGGAGATTACTTACTGAGAAAAAAATAATGGTTGATTCCTCAAAGAAGGGAGCCATTGCACTACTCCCTTCTTTTTCATCAACATTTTTCATAACCTTCTGACAAGTA encodes the following:
- a CDS encoding Hpt domain-containing protein, translated to MAEFDVSNYLGVFLDEVDKQLQILDAEILHLEKDPNNVKTIENIFRAAHTLKGSSASMGFEKMKECTHHLENIFDQIRQKKIQVTPAIINIIFDCIDLIRRMKESIIDGTLDDMDIQPFIKQLGALHTNQAIHHSKLEQVQLTEEYELDEYQKDVLRNGLILGHNAYEIKIQICKDSLMKSVRALLIQNAISEIGEIIATFPSVEVMENEDIFQGNMCFIVLTMRTKEELLECISQLSEIEQSSLKEISKTAIFDESTSQKEPRETEETKFNKKEKANQQKKKISSTVRVDVERLEYLMNLVGELVIDQTR
- a CDS encoding chemotaxis protein CheW, with the translated sequence MKGFDQVDGNQFVVFSLNEQLYAFFIEEVVEILRVPSITSIPGINPYIEGVINLRGNIIPIVNLHKRFQLPTPEKNKKNRIVIVQGKNENIGLLVDKINMVTKFDEEHVEPVSNNQTIEEDIVIYYAKHKEQVIGVLNLEKVLYDNHHVS